The following are encoded in a window of Pecten maximus chromosome 17, xPecMax1.1, whole genome shotgun sequence genomic DNA:
- the LOC117315144 gene encoding uncharacterized protein LOC117315144, with translation MLTVKEKRLIDGVYYDLNNGGAFLSPTKVHQVLKSRGFTSPGLYKIRRYIQSLDDYSLQKPVKRSFKRARVEVSGPYEEFQADLADVSNLSKQNDGIRFLLVVIDVFSRFLWVEPTKTKTTKDVLNAFRKIIDRGGKPKRLYTDAGKEFTGNLMRQYCKDNDIKYFTSRNEQKASVVERVIRTIKTMMYRYFTKYRSYAYVDKLQDFVKSYNATPHRSLNGTAPKDVNKTNEADLFAYMYLRKKRSPHSKTVKKPKFRFKIGSLVRISHLKQPFTRAYQQQWSSEIFKVDKRFLRQGIPQYQLIDFLNEQITGTFYQSELQRVDKDENALWYIEDKLKKRKKRGQIEWLVKFEGWPSKYNQWIPENDLKDVSRT, from the coding sequence ATGTTGACCGTTAAAGAGAAACGACTCATAGATGGAGTGTATTACGATCTGAATAACGGAGGTGCTTTTCTGAGTCCAACTAAAGTTCATCAAGTATTGAAATCTCGCGGATTCACTTCACCAGGTCTATATAAGATCAGAAGATATATCCAGAGTTTAGACGATTATAGCTTACAAAAACCAGTCAAGCGATCTTTCAAGAGAGCACGAGTGGAAGTCTCTGGTCCATACGAAGAATTTCAAGCCGATCTCGCAGATGTATCGAACCTCTCGAAACAGAATGACGGTATAAGATTTCTACTAGTAGTCATAGACGTATTCTCCCGCTTCCTATGGGTTGAacctacaaaaacaaaaacgacaAAAGACGTGTTAAATGCATTCAGAAAGATAATAGATAGGGGAGGAAAGCCGAAGCGTCTATATACCGATGCAGGCAAAGAATTTACGGGGAATCTAATGAGGCAGTATTGTAAAGACAAcgatatcaaatattttactaGTCGCAATGAACAGAAAGCATCTGTGGTCGAACGTGTCATCAGAACGATAAAGACCATGATGTATAGgtattttaccaaatatagGAGTTATGCATATGTAGATAAATTGCAAGATTTCGTCAAGAGTTACAATGCTACACCTCACAGATCATTAAATGGTACGGCTCCAAAAGATGTTAACAAAACCAACGAAGCAGACCTCTTTGCATACATGTACCTTAGAAAGAAAAGATCTCCTCATAGCAAAACCGTCAAGAAACCAAAATTCAGGTTTAAGATAGGAAGTCTAGTTAGGATATCACATTTAAAGCAACCCTTTACCAGAGCTTATCAACAACAATGGAGTTCAGAGATATTCAAGGTCGACAAACGTTTCTTACGCCAGGGAATACCTCAGTATCAGTTGATAGACTTTCTAAACGAACAAATCACTGGAACTTTTTATCAATCCGAACTGCAGAGAGTAGACAAGGACGAAAACGCATTATGGTACATAGAAGACAAACTTAAAAAACGTAAAAAGAGAGGCCAAATCGAATGGCTCGTTAAATTCGAGGGGTGGCCGTCTAAATATAACCAGTGGATACCTGAGAATGATCTCAAAGACGTATCCAGGACCTAA
- the LOC117315536 gene encoding uncharacterized protein LOC117315536: MAALNKDFFREAQPSELALFDLPPTQTAVENIYYQDVLPISQITSDSVVEFVVSGQNGLELIDLRNTLIYAKVKITKADGSAIGLAEDVAPINLFLPSLFSQVDVTLQGKTIVSTTGHYPYKAYINNLLQYGDETKKTQLTTQLWIQDKEGSMDQHSPRTGSNGSLLERAQMFEGGKVLDLVGPIYHDLFKMDRYLLNQVNVNVKLYRSKPSFCLLSGTAAPDYKVTFEDIRLRVSKVRVNPAVIYAQSQALEMTNAKYPFTQTMIKQMTIPIGATNFTYDNIFQGMRPNTVVVGFVNAAGTTGDYEENPWFFQPYDVTSIGLYVDGIPVGGTPLKLKYSATGGETTIPVLQNMLQSTGKWLNDSDSGIDRDDIAQGYALYTFELEPTFQTNQYLTLLKQGNVRLEVIIGTALTTVVSCIIYCEYPGYFEINAARDIVLP, encoded by the coding sequence ATGGCTGCGTTAAACAAGGATTTTTTCAGAGAAGCACAACCGTCAGAATTAGCATTATTTGACCTTCCACCAACCCAAACAGCCGTGGAAAACATTTACTATCAAGATGTGTTACCGATATCACAGATAACGAGTGACTCGGTCGTCGAGTTTGTCGTTAGTGGACAAAACGGACTAGAATTGATCGATCTGCGGAACACTTTAATATATGCAaaggtaaaaataacaaaagcaGACGGAAGCGCCATCGGTCTTGCAGAGGACGTGGCTCCCATCAATTTGTTTTTACCTTCTCTATTTTCACAAGTGGACGTCACGTTACAGGGGAAGACCATCGTGTCTACGACTGGTCATTATCCCTACAAGGCCTATATCAACAATCTTCTACAATATGGTGATGAAACGAAAAAGACGCAGCTAACTACTCAACTGTGGATTCAAGATAAAGAGGGGTCAATGGATCAGCATAGCCCTAGAACCGGTTCAAATGGATCTTTGCTAGAGAGAGCTCAGATGTTTGAAGGTGGgaaagtgttagatttggtcGGTCCAATCTATCACGATTTATTCAAGATGGATAGGTATTTATTGAATCAAGTCAACGTCAATGTGAAGCTATACAGATCTAAACCGAGTTTTTGTCTGTTGTCCGGTACAGCAGCTCCCGATTACAAGGTAACATTCGAAGACATTCGATTGCGAGTGAGTAAAGTCAGAGTCAACCCCGCTGTCATTTATGCGCAAAGTCAAGCACTCGAGATGACCAATGCAAAATATCCATTTACACAGACCATGATAAAACAAATGACCATACCTATCGGAGCGACAAACTTTACCtatgataatatttttcaaGGTATGAGACCAAACACCGTAGTGGTTGGTTTTGTAAATGCTGCAGGAACTACCGGCGACTATGAAGAGAACCCTTGGTTTTTTCAACCGTATGACGTCACATCTATAGGGCTATACGTGGATGGAATACCAGTAGGTGGAACTCCTTTAAAACTCAAGTACAGTGCGACTGGTGGAGAAACCACCATTCCCGTCCTACAGAACATGTTGCAATCGACTGGGAAATGGCTCAACGATAGTGATTCCGGCATAGACAGAGATGACATTGCACAAGGGTATGCACTTTATACCTTTGAGTTGGAACCTACCTTTCAAACAAACCAATATCTCACCTTACTCAAACAGGGAAACGTCAGACTGGAAGTCATCATCGGAACGGCATTGACGACTGTGGTATCTTGCATCATTTACTGTGAATATCCGGGTTACTTTGAAATCAACGCTGCCAGAGACATAGTGTTACCATGA
- the LOC117315541 gene encoding uncharacterized protein LOC117315541 — MEQNIYGKFELTSHTKKDGSNETSLSSRLNSQTSISVNLFNGVVYVHITKKEKKYYLPLTLDEYQDLTDLRGNLEDNLYLINQGQNQEESKPKPEQGSSDVRHVLVAERRMHPYTRKSQSGAGAGNNSYADEFDQYLQSSFQ, encoded by the exons atggaacaaaatatCTACGGAAAATTTGAACTTACGAGTCATACAAAGAAAGATGGTTCGAATGAAACATCCTTGTCAAGCAGATTAAATAGTCAAACTAGTATATCCGTAAATCTCTTCAACGGAGTGGTTTATGTGCATATTACTAAGAAGGAGAAGAAGTACTACCTACCCCTAACACTTGATGAATATCAAGATTTGACGGACCTTAGGGGGAACCTGGAGGATAACCTCTATTTGATTAATCAG GGTCAAAATCAAGAGGAGAGCAAGCCGAAGCCTGAACAGGGCAGTAGTGATGTAAGACACGTACTT GTAGCTGAAAGGAGAATGCATCCATATACTCGCAAGAGCCAGTCAGGAGCAGGAGCGGGAAATAACAGTTATGCAGATGAATTTGACCAATATCTGCAGTCATCGTTTCAATAA
- the LOC117315537 gene encoding uncharacterized protein LOC117315537, translating into MAAVLLLLLSLVLEVEGCINTPLLYACNVNRDDTTLDVFYCTMNEEWLARGVNTTFTLCCGPAPPDQPYIIITHWQAGDRLLGECIHYFPHIKIYPQVDCDMVEGLVDNCIHEETPTTVHEETPTTVHEETPTMVHEETSTTVHEETSTTVHEETPTTVHEETSTTVHEETSTTVHEETPTTVHEETSTTVHEETPTTVHEETPTTVHEETLTTVHEETPTTVHEETPTTVHEETSTTVHEETSTTVHEETPTTVHEETSTTVHEETSTTTAVKVLLVLAVLLPLMFILVFLLIRRRAYRGHKPYRMREEGDIFSIEDQSDTIEMNRLDPPPSDHYEDSDETIPKMVESSIDVSQIDLPPSSSSSSTDTHTVVEVEPIWLRSGRRKH; encoded by the exons ATGGCTGCAGTACTGCTCTTGCTATTATCGCTCGTACTCGAGGTAGAGGGGTGTATCAACACCCCTCTTCTCTATGCATGCAATGTGAACAGAGATGACACGACTCTTGACGTTTTTTATTGCACTATGAATGAGGAATGGTTGGCCCGGGGGGTCAACACGACGTTCACGTTGTGTTGTGGTCCGGCGCCCCCGGATCAACCATACATCATCATCACCCATTGGCAAGCTGGCGACCGTCTCCTGGGGGAATGCATACATTACTTCCCCCACATCAAGATCTACCCCCAGGTGGATTGTGACATGGTGGAGGGGTTGGTGGATAATTGT ATCCATGAGGAGACCCCCACCACGGTCCATGAGGAGACCCCCACCACGGTCCATGAGGAGACCCCCACCATGGTCCATGAGGAGACCTCCACCACGGTCCATGAGGAGACCTCCACCACCGTCCATGAGGAGACCCCCACCACGGTCCATGAGGAGACCTCCACCACGGTCCATGAGGAGACCTCCACCACCGTCCATGAGGAGACCCCCACCACCGTCCATGAGGAGACCTCCACCACGGTCCATGAGGAGACCCCCACCACCGTCCATGAGGAGACCCCTACCACGGTCCATGAGGAGACCCTCACCACGGTCCATGAGGAGACCCCCACCACCGTCCATGAGGAGACCCCCACCACCGTCCATGAGGAGACCTCCACCACCGTCCATGAGGAGACCTCCACCACCGTCCATGAGGAGACCCCCACCACCGTCCATGAGGAGACCTCCACCACGGTCCATGAGGAGACCTCCACCACGACCGCGGTGAAGGTGCTGTTGGTTTTGGCAGTACTACTACCATTGATGTTTA TTTTAGTCTTCCTGCTGATTAGGCGAAGGGCTTACAGGGGTCACAAGCCCTATAGGATGAGGGAAGAAGGAGACATCT TCAGCATTGAAGATCAATCTGATACAA TCGAAATGAACAGACTGGACCCCCCTCCCTCTGACCATTATGAAGATTCAG atGAGACCATTCCGAAGATGGTGGAGTCATCAATTGATG TTTCACAGATTGACTTGCCgccctcctcctcctcctcctcaacTGACACACACACAG TTGTGGAGGTGGAGCCCATCTGGCTGAGAAGTGGGAGGAGGAAGCATTAA
- the LOC117315540 gene encoding uncharacterized protein LOC117315540, translating to MIHHFRFGAGKKCEYVTIVTEIWIYVSHVSISLQAHIVRMGMFSRWLRTGGIRLWRLDVGRTRLRRLDVGRTRLRRLDVGRTRLWRLDVGRTRLWATGRRTDPAVATGRRTDPAVATGRRTDSAVATGRRTDPAVATGFSKVSLKLGRRGLIKASFPPR from the exons ATGATACATCACTTCCGTTTTGGAGCTGGCAAAAAATGTGAGTATGTCACCATCGTCACTGAAATTTGGATATATGTTTCTCACGTTAGCATTTCCTTGCAAGCTCACATCGTCCGAATGGGTATGTTCTCCCGTTGGTTGAGAACCGGTGGGATCCGGCTGTGGCGACTGGACGTCGGACGGACCCGGCTGCGGCGACTGGACGTCGGACGGACCCGGCTGCGGCGACTGGACGTCGGACGGACCCGGCTGTGGCGACTGGACGTCGGACGGACTCGGCTGTGGGCGACTGGACGTCGGACGGACCCGGCTGTGGCGACTGGACGTCGGACGGACCCGGCTGTGGCGACTGGACGTCGGACGGACTCGGCTGTGGCGACTGGACGTCGGACGGACCCGGCTGTGGCGACTGGATTCTCGAAG GTTTCTCTGAAATTGGGGAGGCGTGGTCTTATTAAAGCAAGTTTTCCGCCTCGCTGA
- the LOC117315145 gene encoding DNA polymerase-like: MPQSLETLTENLAKEGLVKFSNFSKAFTETEAKFLLRKGIYPYEYVDTADRFLEQKLPPKEKFYSSLSRSHVSDADYAHAQTVWEKMDIRDLGQYHDLYLKTDVLLLADVFENFRNMCLDYYGLDAAHFYTSPGLAWSAALKMTRVRLELIRDPDMYLFFENGVRGGVSMISNKYAQANNPYIPETYDLSQPHSYIMYTDCNNLYGKAMSEPLPIGGFRWVDNPQTFDITKVSKHGDLGYVLEVDLEYPDELHDSHSDYPPRTGTNLQLYLELGLKITKIHRILEFKQTPWLHPYIQFNTSKRASCKNEFEKDFFKLMNNAVFGKTMENVRSRVDIKLAHTEKKLKKYVARPSFKRFTIFNEDLVAIQNDKVKLVLNKPVYVGQTILDLSKCIMYEFYYKYLKPKYGHGIKLLMTDTDSLLYHVQCPDVYDDIYRDRHLFDLSNYPVEHHCHDTRNKKIPGYFKDETGSEPIAEFVGLRAKMYSYVYAVKNRTEIENLVVRWNEIKEKQVAKGVARATIRRDLRHEMYRDCLFDNRTIMTKMNSIRSDKHQLYVYTVNKSGLCAFDDKRWVLPNRYDTLSFGHYIISAMGWQ; encoded by the exons ATGCCTCAGAGTCTAGAGACTCTGACAGAAAATCTGGCCAAAGAGGGCTTAGTGAAATTCAGTAACTTTTCTAAGGCATTTACCGAAACAGAAGCCAAATTCCTACTAAGAAAGGGAATATATCCCTACGAATACGTAGACACTGCCGATCGATTCTTAGAACAAAAGTTACCACCAAAAGAGAAATTTTATAGCTCGTTGAGTCGCTCACACGTGTCAGATGCAGATTACGCACATGCACAGACCGTGTGGGAGAAAATGGACATTCGAGACCTCGGTCAGTATCACGACCTCTACCTCAAGACGGATGTGCTACTGTTGGCCGACGTATTTGAGAACTTCAGAAACATGTGTCTCGATTATTACGGGTTAGATGCGGCTCACTTCTATACCAGTCCCGGTCTGGCTTGGAGTGCAGCTTTAAAAATGACGAGAGTGAGGTTAGAACTCATCAGAGATCCAGACATGTATCTCTTTTTTGAAAACGGAGTGAGAGGTGGAGTTAGCATGATATCAAACAAATACGCTCAAGCTAACAATCCTTATATTCCAGAAACTTACGATCTCTCCCAACCACATTCGTACATCATGTACACGGACTGCAATAATTTGTACGGAAAGGCAATGTCGGAGCCGTTGCCAATCGGTGGGTTTCGGTGGGTGGACAATCCACAAACATTTGACATAACCAAAGTCTCCAAACACGGAGATCTGGGTTACGTACTGGAAGTAGATCTGGAATATCCAGACGAACTTCACGACAGCCATTCCGATTACCCCCCTCGCACCGGAAC AAATCTGCAGTTGTACCTGGAATTGGGTCTAAAAATAACCAAAATCCACCGAATCCTAGAATTCAAGCAGACACCTTGGCTACATCCATACATACAATTCAACACCTCAAAAAGAGCGTCCTGTAAGAACGAGTTTGAGAAAGATTTCTTTAAACTCATGAACAATGCCGTATTTGGCAAGACGATGGAGAACGTGCGCTCCAGAGTCGACATCAAGCTGGCACACACGGAaaagaaactaaaaaaatacGTGGCAAGGCCTTCGTTTAAAAGATTTACCATCTTTAACGAAGATCTAGTAGCCATCCAGAACGACAAAGTCAAACTCGTACTAAACAAACCCGTATATGTTGGACAGACCATTCTAGATCTATCCAAATGTATCATGTACGAGTTTTATTACAAGTACCTAAAACCCAAATATGGACATGGAATCAAGCTACTCATGACGGACACGGACAGTCTTTTGTATCACGTCCAATGTCCAGACGTTTATGACGACATTTATCGGGACAGACATCTGTTCGATCTGTCCAATTATCCGGTCGAACATCACTGTCACGACACGAGAAACAAAAAGATACCGGGATATTTCAAGGACGAAACGGGAAGTGAGCCCATTGCAGAGTTTGTAGGACTTCGCGCCAAAATGTATTCTTACGTGTACGCCGTGAAAAATAGAACTGAAATAGAAAATCTGGTAGTCCGATGGAACGAGATAAAAGAAAAACAGGTAGCTAAAGGTGTTGCAAGAGCAACCATCAGACGTGATCTCAGACACGAAATGTACAGAGACTGTTTATTTGACAACAGAACGATAATGACCAAAATGAATTCCATTAGAAGCGACAAACACCAGTTGTACGTTTACACCGTCAACAAATCGGGTCTCTGCGCTTTTGACGACAAACGCTGGGTCTTACCCAATCGGTATGACACGCTTTCATTTGGTCATTATATAATTTCCGCCATGGGATGGCAATAA
- the LOC117315538 gene encoding proteoglycan 4-like, producing the protein MAAVLLLLLSLVLEVEGCINTPLLYACNVNRDDTTLDVFYCTMNEEWLARGVNTTFTLCCGPAPPDQPYIIITHWQAGDRLLGECIHYFPHIKIYPQVDCDMVEGLVDNCIHEETPTTVHEETPTTVHEETPTTVHEETSTTVHEETSTTVHEETPTTVHEETPTTVHEETSTTVHEETSTTVHEETPTTVHEETSTTVHEETPTTVHEETLTTVHEETPTTVHEETPTTVHEETPTTVHEETPTTVHEETPTTVHEETSTTVHEETSTTVHEETPTTVHEETSTTVHEETSTTTAVKVLLVLAVLLPLMFILVFLLIRRRAYRGHKPYRMREEGDIFSIEDQSDTIEMNRLDPPSL; encoded by the exons ATGGCTGCAGTACTGCTCTTGCTATTATCGCTCGTACTCGAGGTAGAGGGGTGTATCAACACCCCTCTTCTCTATGCATGCAATGTGAACAGAGATGACACGACTCTTGACGTTTTTTATTGCACTATGAATGAGGAATGGTTGGCCCGGGGGGTCAACACGACGTTCACGTTGTGTTGTGGTCCGGCGCCCCCGGATCAACCATACATCATCATCACCCATTGGCAAGCTGGCGACCGTCTCCTGGGGGAATGCATACATTACTTCCCCCACATCAAGATCTACCCCCAGGTGGATTGTGACATGGTGGAGGGGTTGGTGGATAATTGT ATCCATGAGGAGACCCCCACCACGGTCCATGAGGAGACCCCCACCACGGTCCATGAGGAGACCCCCACCACGGTCCATGAGGAGACCTCCACCACGGTCCATGAGGAGACCTCCACCACCGTCCATGAGGAGACCCCCACCACCGTCCATGAGGAGACCCCCACCACGGTCCATGAGGAGACCTCCACCACGGTCCATGAGGAGACCTCCACCACCGTCCATGAGGAGACCCCCACCACCGTCCATGAGGAGACCTCCACCACGGTCCATGAGGAGACCCCCACCACCGTCCATGAGGAGACCCTCACCACCGTCCATGAGGAGACCCCCACCACGGTCCATGAGGAGACCCCCACCACGGTCCATGAGGAGACCCCCACCACCGTCCATGAGGAGACCCCCACCACGGTCCATGAGGAGACCCCCACCACCGTCCATGAGGAGACCTCCACCACCGTCCATGAGGAGACCTCCACCACCGTCCATGAGGAGACCCCCACCACCGTCCATGAGGAGACCTCCACCACGGTCCATGAGGAGACCTCCACCACGACCGCGGTGAAGGTGCTGTTGGTTTTGGCAGTACTACTACCATTGATGTTTA TTTTAGTCTTCCTGCTGATTAGGCGAAGGGCTTACAGGGGTCACAAGCCCTATAGGATGAGGGAAGAAGGAGACATCT TCAGCATTGAAGATCAATCTGATACAA TCGAAATGAACAGACTGGACCCCCCCTCCCTCTGA